Proteins from a genomic interval of Diaphorobacter sp. HDW4A:
- a CDS encoding SMP-30/gluconolactonase/LRE family protein → MNIPLSFDPWNAVPGSVAALSESPFWHPLEARLYWVDIAGRALLRWRPGDAQVERWDMPSEPGCIAPARAGGVAAGLVVALRDRICHAAAWGGALREVARLPVDAASQRANDGKCDALGRLWVGTVHEPASGPRQPVAGLYCVDLRSASESSVRLMLDGVATANGLAWSPDGDRMYWSDTPAHAIRVWDCDARLEPVGAPREFHAFVHKPAGWQPGMAGYGGRPDGATVDAEGNYWCAMYEGARVLQFSPDGVLLAELAVPVQCPTMPCLGGPSDDTWLFVSSARHGRLVEEIARLPASGQMLYRASDVKGLPVQWCEIGV, encoded by the coding sequence ATGAACATTCCTCTGTCTTTTGATCCATGGAATGCCGTGCCGGGCTCTGTGGCTGCTTTGAGCGAATCGCCGTTTTGGCATCCACTCGAAGCGCGTCTCTACTGGGTCGATATCGCGGGTCGCGCGCTGTTGCGTTGGCGTCCGGGTGATGCGCAGGTTGAGCGCTGGGATATGCCTTCCGAGCCGGGGTGCATTGCGCCTGCGCGGGCGGGAGGAGTGGCTGCGGGGCTGGTGGTGGCGCTGCGGGATCGGATCTGCCATGCGGCTGCCTGGGGTGGGGCGTTGCGAGAGGTGGCGCGATTGCCTGTGGATGCCGCTTCGCAGCGGGCGAATGATGGCAAGTGCGATGCGTTGGGGCGCCTCTGGGTGGGTACGGTGCATGAACCCGCCAGTGGGCCGCGTCAGCCGGTGGCGGGTTTGTATTGCGTGGATCTCCGCTCGGCTTCCGAATCGTCCGTTCGTCTGATGCTCGACGGCGTGGCCACGGCCAATGGGCTGGCTTGGTCGCCGGACGGGGATCGCATGTATTGGAGCGATACGCCCGCGCATGCGATCCGGGTGTGGGACTGTGATGCGCGCCTGGAGCCGGTGGGTGCTCCGCGTGAATTTCATGCGTTTGTGCACAAACCTGCGGGTTGGCAGCCGGGCATGGCGGGCTATGGCGGGCGGCCGGACGGGGCGACGGTGGATGCGGAAGGCAACTACTGGTGCGCGATGTATGAAGGCGCGCGGGTGCTGCAGTTTTCACCCGATGGAGTCCTGCTTGCCGAGTTGGCGGTGCCCGTGCAATGCCCGACCATGCCATGTCTGGGCGGGCCTTCCGACGATACTTGGTTGTTTGTTTCTTCTGCGCGGCACGGTCGTTTGGTGGAAGAAATTGCACGGTTGCCTGCTTCGGGGCAGATGCTGTACCGCGCCTCGGACGTCAAAGGCTTGCCGGTGCAGTGGTGCGAGATCGGTGTTTGA
- a CDS encoding P-II family nitrogen regulator, which yields MKMVTAIIKPFKLDEVREALSEIGVQGITVTEVKGFGRQKGHTELYRGAEYVVDFLPKVKIEAALDDAIVERAIEAIEAAARTGKIGDGKIFVSPLEQVIRIRTGETGNEAL from the coding sequence ATGAAAATGGTGACTGCAATCATCAAACCCTTCAAGCTCGATGAAGTGCGCGAAGCGCTTTCCGAAATCGGCGTGCAAGGCATCACGGTGACCGAGGTGAAAGGCTTTGGTCGTCAAAAGGGACACACGGAGCTGTATCGCGGCGCTGAATACGTCGTCGATTTTCTGCCCAAGGTGAAGATCGAAGCGGCGCTCGACGATGCCATCGTCGAGCGTGCCATCGAGGCCATCGAGGCGGCTGCCCGCACCGGCAAGATCGGCGACGGCAAGATCTTTGTCTCGCCCCTGGAGCAAGTCATCCGCATCCGCACCGGCGAGACCGGCAACGAGGCGCTCTGA
- a CDS encoding PadR family transcriptional regulator, with protein sequence MHHFFGDREGRGDQGGRGGRGRGFGGRRGDASHFSPEHEAMRARIAFIRRGMMEDEFGGGGGRDERGARRGGRDEHGGHGGRGGRRERLFESGDLKVLILHLLAQQEPRHGYEIIKAIGQLAGDDYSPSPGAIYPTLTFLEETGSIAIVDPQDARKRYVITDEGRKELAAQASAADRTLKRLQMHQLRSREQRPAELVRATENLRTSLRLKLGDAGANADRELLEKIAAILDRAAVDIGRL encoded by the coding sequence ATGCATCACTTTTTTGGAGACCGTGAAGGTCGCGGAGATCAAGGCGGTCGCGGTGGCCGGGGCCGTGGTTTTGGAGGTCGTCGCGGCGACGCATCGCACTTCAGCCCTGAGCACGAGGCCATGCGTGCGCGCATCGCCTTCATCCGTCGCGGCATGATGGAAGACGAGTTCGGCGGCGGCGGTGGTCGCGATGAACGCGGTGCTCGCAGGGGCGGACGTGACGAACATGGCGGCCACGGTGGTCGCGGCGGACGTCGCGAGCGGCTGTTCGAATCGGGCGATCTCAAGGTTCTGATCCTGCACCTGCTCGCACAGCAGGAGCCGCGCCACGGCTACGAGATCATCAAGGCCATTGGCCAACTCGCGGGTGACGACTACAGCCCCAGCCCCGGCGCGATCTACCCGACGCTCACCTTCCTTGAAGAAACCGGCAGCATCGCCATCGTCGATCCGCAGGACGCCCGCAAGCGCTACGTGATCACCGACGAGGGCCGCAAGGAATTGGCCGCTCAGGCCAGCGCGGCGGACCGCACGCTCAAGCGCCTGCAGATGCACCAGCTGCGCTCGCGCGAACAACGCCCGGCCGAGCTCGTGCGCGCCACGGAAAACCTGCGCACCTCGCTGCGCCTGAAGTTGGGCGATGCCGGTGCGAATGCCGACCGCGAACTGTTGGAAAAAATCGCCGCAATTCTGGATCGCGCTGCGGTGGACATCGGTCGGCTTTGA
- a CDS encoding ABC transporter ATP-binding protein produces the protein MKTHTDLLLDVSGLNAWYGAAQILFDVALSVRRGEVVALMGRNGAGKSTTLKSIAALVDRREGVIRFMGEDISRKASHQIAQRGLGFVPEDRRIFTELTVLENLEVGRQKPRQWPDGTPVLRWTPESLFQLFPNLGEMPDRPGGAMSGGEQQMLTVARTLMGQPYLVLLDEPSEGVAPLIVEQMARSILELKRQGVGILLSEQNLPFAQVVADRAFILEKGQIVHQSTMHELASDAQVRKQYLGV, from the coding sequence ATGAAAACCCATACCGATCTGTTGCTTGACGTGAGCGGCCTCAATGCTTGGTACGGCGCGGCGCAGATCCTGTTCGACGTGGCGCTGTCCGTGCGGCGAGGCGAGGTGGTCGCACTCATGGGCCGCAATGGCGCGGGCAAGTCGACGACGCTCAAGTCGATTGCTGCGCTGGTGGACCGACGCGAGGGCGTGATCCGCTTCATGGGCGAGGACATCTCGCGCAAGGCGTCGCACCAGATCGCGCAGCGCGGCCTCGGTTTCGTGCCCGAGGACCGGCGCATCTTCACCGAACTCACGGTGCTAGAAAACCTCGAGGTCGGCCGCCAGAAGCCGCGCCAGTGGCCCGACGGCACCCCCGTGTTGCGTTGGACGCCCGAGTCGCTGTTTCAGCTCTTCCCCAATCTTGGCGAGATGCCTGATCGCCCCGGCGGCGCGATGAGCGGCGGCGAGCAGCAGATGCTGACCGTCGCGCGCACGCTCATGGGTCAGCCATATCTGGTGTTGCTCGACGAGCCCTCGGAAGGCGTGGCACCGCTGATCGTCGAGCAGATGGCGCGCTCGATTCTGGAGCTCAAGCGCCAGGGCGTGGGTATTCTGCTCAGCGAGCAGAACCTGCCGTTCGCGCAGGTCGTCGCCGACCGCGCGTTCATATTGGAAAAAGGCCAGATCGTGCACCAATCGACGATGCACGAACTGGCCTCGGATGCTCAGGTACGCAAGCAATACCTGGGCGTTTGA
- the amt gene encoding ammonium transporter, translating to MKKLLASFLLGFSLLAGGSAALAQAPAASEPVAATAAAPADTSAAAAPAAAAPAADAAAPAAAPAPVPKIDSGDTAWMLTSTLLVILMIIPGLALFYGGLGRSKNMLSVLMQVFVIFSLISILWAVYGYSLAFAGEGKFIGGFDKLFLKGVNLESFGALTTIPEYVFVAFQGTFAAITVALIVGAFAERAKFAAVLIFSAIWFTFSYLPMAHIVWGGGLLAADGALDFAGGTVVHINAGIAGLVGAYMVGKRVGFGKEAFTPHSLTLTMVGASLLWVGWFGFNAGSAGAANAIAGLAFVNTVLATAAATLSWIAGEALHKGKASMLGAASGAVAGLVGVTPAAGFVGPMGSIVIGLICGIVCLWGVGGLKRMLKADDAFDAFGVHGVGGIVGAILTGVFAAPSLGGVQPADFAMGHQVWVQIKSVVFTIVWSGVVAFIAYKVADLVVGLRVSEEAEREGLDITSHGETAYHR from the coding sequence ATGAAAAAACTGCTTGCTTCATTCCTTCTGGGGTTCAGTCTGCTGGCCGGTGGTTCGGCTGCACTGGCTCAGGCTCCTGCAGCGTCCGAGCCGGTGGCCGCCACCGCAGCGGCACCAGCCGATACCTCCGCCGCCGCTGCGCCTGCAGCAGCAGCCCCCGCCGCTGATGCCGCTGCTCCGGCTGCAGCACCTGCGCCGGTACCCAAGATCGATTCGGGCGACACCGCCTGGATGCTGACCTCCACGCTGCTCGTGATCCTGATGATCATCCCGGGTCTGGCGCTGTTCTACGGTGGTCTCGGTCGCTCCAAGAACATGCTGTCCGTGTTGATGCAGGTGTTCGTGATCTTCTCGCTGATCTCCATTCTGTGGGCCGTCTACGGCTACAGCCTGGCGTTCGCGGGTGAGGGCAAGTTCATTGGCGGTTTCGACAAGCTGTTCCTCAAGGGCGTGAATCTCGAGTCCTTCGGCGCGCTGACGACGATCCCCGAATACGTGTTCGTCGCCTTCCAGGGCACGTTCGCCGCCATCACCGTAGCGCTGATCGTGGGTGCCTTTGCCGAACGTGCCAAGTTTGCTGCCGTGCTGATCTTCTCGGCCATCTGGTTCACCTTCAGCTATCTGCCGATGGCGCACATCGTTTGGGGCGGCGGTCTGCTGGCGGCTGACGGCGCGCTCGATTTCGCTGGTGGCACCGTGGTGCACATCAACGCCGGTATCGCCGGTTTGGTCGGTGCCTACATGGTGGGCAAGCGCGTGGGTTTCGGCAAGGAAGCGTTCACGCCTCACTCCCTGACATTGACCATGGTCGGCGCATCGCTGCTGTGGGTGGGCTGGTTCGGTTTCAACGCCGGTTCCGCCGGTGCCGCCAACGCCATCGCTGGTCTGGCTTTCGTGAACACGGTTCTGGCCACTGCTGCTGCGACGCTGTCCTGGATTGCCGGTGAAGCACTGCACAAGGGCAAGGCTTCGATGTTGGGTGCCGCATCCGGTGCCGTTGCGGGTCTGGTGGGCGTGACGCCTGCAGCCGGTTTCGTCGGTCCGATGGGCTCCATCGTGATCGGTCTGATCTGCGGCATCGTCTGCCTCTGGGGTGTGGGTGGTCTGAAGCGCATGCTCAAGGCCGACGACGCATTCGACGCGTTCGGTGTGCATGGCGTGGGCGGTATCGTCGGCGCGATCCTGACCGGCGTGTTCGCTGCGCCCAGCCTGGGCGGCGTGCAGCCAGCCGACTTCGCGATGGGTCACCAAGTGTGGGTGCAGATCAAAAGCGTGGTCTTCACCATCGTGTGGTCTGGCGTGGTGGCGTTCATTGCGTACAAGGTGGCCGATCTGGTCGTGGGTCTGCGTGTCAGCGAAGAAGCAGAGCGCGAAGGTCTGGACATCACTTCGCACGGCGAAACGGCTTATCACCGTTGA
- a CDS encoding TorF family putative porin: MHRVPLKSLIVALVAAAPVLASAQLTANVALTTNYKFRGQDQDVNRIKAVNPAIQGGFDYTFGESGFYIGNWNSSVDWLSGNSIEMDFYGGYKFKAADLDWDVGALTYVYPGNSHGNTTELYGAGTWGPVTVKYSHTISKDYFGWAGAKSSDNKGRNTGYLNVAFAQEIAPSTTLKAAVGYTRFASDIKDLGVPNYVDYSVGAAYDFGSGLVLNGAIQGATKKGYFGDANKARLIVSITKTL; the protein is encoded by the coding sequence ATGCATCGCGTTCCCCTGAAGTCTCTGATCGTTGCCCTCGTCGCCGCTGCTCCTGTTCTGGCCAGCGCCCAGCTCACCGCCAATGTGGCCCTGACGACCAACTACAAGTTCCGTGGGCAGGATCAGGACGTCAACCGCATCAAGGCCGTGAATCCGGCGATTCAGGGCGGCTTTGACTACACGTTTGGCGAAAGCGGCTTCTACATCGGCAACTGGAACTCCAGCGTGGATTGGCTTTCGGGCAACTCCATCGAAATGGACTTCTACGGCGGCTACAAGTTCAAGGCGGCCGATCTGGATTGGGACGTGGGCGCACTGACCTATGTGTATCCCGGCAACAGCCACGGCAACACCACCGAGCTCTACGGCGCTGGCACTTGGGGTCCTGTAACGGTCAAGTACTCGCACACCATTTCGAAGGACTACTTCGGCTGGGCCGGAGCCAAGTCCTCGGACAACAAGGGCCGCAATACCGGCTATCTGAACGTGGCCTTCGCTCAGGAGATCGCACCGAGCACCACGCTCAAGGCTGCAGTGGGCTATACCCGCTTTGCCAGTGACATCAAGGATCTGGGCGTGCCCAACTATGTCGACTACAGCGTGGGCGCGGCGTATGACTTCGGCTCTGGTCTGGTGCTCAATGGCGCCATCCAGGGGGCAACGAAGAAGGGCTACTTCGGTGATGCGAACAAGGCACGCCTGATCGTGTCGATCACCAAGACCCTTTAA
- a CDS encoding YifB family Mg chelatase-like AAA ATPase, with the protein MSLALVQSRALTGLQAMPVTVEVHLANGLPSFTLVGLADVEVKEARERVRSALQNSGLEFPGNKKITVNLAPADLPKDSGRFDLPIAMGILAASGQIDGSRFTGYEFAGELSLSGALRPVRGALATGLAIRAQSSHAPDLRQVLPPGSAEEAALVPDAHIYRAEHLLDVVQHFLPADAQTRANGEADAPALQLMRPRNTAPQETGPDLADVKGQIAAKRAMEIAAAGMHGMLFVGPPGSGKSMLAQRFAGLLPPMTLEQALESAAIASLAGRFTPEEWMRRRTSHPHHTCSAVALVGGGSPPRPGEISLAHEGVLFLDEFPEFTRNALEALREPLETGTITISRAAQRAEFPARFTLVAAMNPCPCGYLGSQQRHCRCSPEQIARYQAKLSGPLLDRIDLHVEVPALPPEELINAPAGESTAAMRERITQAATRALARQGCANQRLQGRDIDQHAQLDDAAARFLQTAATRLGWSARSTHRALKVARTIADLAGSDHISAAHIAEAMQYRRGPSAMK; encoded by the coding sequence ATGAGTCTCGCTTTAGTGCAAAGCCGCGCCCTCACGGGTCTGCAGGCCATGCCGGTCACCGTGGAGGTGCATCTGGCCAACGGGCTTCCGAGCTTCACACTGGTGGGTCTGGCCGATGTCGAGGTGAAGGAAGCGCGCGAACGGGTGCGCTCGGCGCTGCAGAACTCGGGGCTCGAATTTCCGGGCAACAAGAAGATCACCGTGAACCTCGCGCCCGCCGATCTGCCCAAGGATTCGGGACGCTTCGATCTGCCGATCGCCATGGGCATTCTCGCGGCCAGTGGGCAGATCGACGGCAGCCGCTTCACGGGCTACGAGTTCGCGGGCGAGCTGTCGTTGTCGGGCGCATTGCGGCCGGTGCGCGGCGCGCTCGCCACGGGCCTGGCGATCCGCGCGCAATCGTCCCACGCGCCCGACCTGCGGCAGGTGCTGCCACCCGGCAGCGCCGAAGAAGCCGCGCTCGTGCCCGATGCACATATCTACCGTGCGGAGCATCTGCTTGATGTCGTCCAGCACTTTCTGCCCGCCGACGCACAGACGCGTGCCAATGGTGAAGCCGACGCCCCCGCGCTGCAGCTCATGCGCCCGCGCAACACCGCACCGCAGGAAACCGGCCCCGACCTCGCCGATGTGAAAGGCCAGATCGCCGCCAAGCGCGCCATGGAGATCGCCGCCGCCGGGATGCACGGCATGCTGTTCGTCGGCCCTCCGGGATCGGGCAAGTCCATGCTCGCGCAGCGCTTTGCGGGCCTGCTGCCTCCAATGACGCTTGAGCAGGCGCTGGAGAGCGCCGCCATCGCCAGCCTCGCGGGTCGCTTCACGCCCGAGGAATGGATGCGGCGGCGCACCAGCCATCCGCACCACACCTGCAGCGCGGTCGCGCTGGTGGGCGGGGGATCGCCACCCCGGCCCGGTGAAATCTCGCTCGCGCACGAGGGCGTGCTGTTTCTCGACGAGTTTCCCGAGTTCACCCGCAACGCGCTGGAGGCGCTGCGCGAGCCGCTCGAGACCGGCACCATCACCATCTCGCGCGCGGCGCAGCGCGCGGAATTCCCAGCTCGATTTACTCTGGTCGCTGCCATGAATCCCTGCCCCTGCGGCTATCTCGGCTCGCAGCAGCGCCACTGCCGTTGCTCGCCCGAGCAGATCGCGCGCTATCAGGCCAAGCTCAGCGGGCCGCTGCTCGACCGCATCGACCTGCATGTCGAAGTGCCCGCCCTGCCGCCCGAGGAGCTGATCAACGCCCCCGCAGGCGAGAGCACCGCCGCCATGCGCGAGCGCATCACGCAGGCGGCCACCCGCGCCCTCGCGCGCCAGGGCTGCGCCAACCAGCGCTTACAAGGGCGCGACATCGACCAGCATGCGCAGCTCGACGACGCCGCCGCGCGCTTTCTGCAAACCGCCGCCACGCGGCTCGGCTGGTCGGCGCGCAGCACGCACCGCGCGCTGAAAGTGGCACGCACGATTGCCGATCTCGCGGGCAGCGACCATATCAGCGCCGCCCACATCGCCGAGGCCATGCAGTACCGGCGCGGGCCCTCCGCCATGAAGTGA
- a CDS encoding SDR family NAD(P)-dependent oxidoreductase — protein MHPITNNKPPLVCVVTGASRGIGRGIALALGAAGATVYVTGRSQREGDAPLPGTVFQTADDVSAAGGRGIAVVCDHARDEQVQALFERVRREQDGRLDILVNSAIALPDTLVDSGPFWDKPLAMTSLLDVGLRSAYVASWFAAELLIRSRGLIANISSAGGRCYMHGPAYGAGKAGIDKMSFDMAHDFRPRGVSVVSLWPGLVRTERTLDVCAKEPGKYGNALDHAESPQFAGRVVLALHADPDCLARRSGGVFYNAELAAEYGLRDTDGAAPPSHRRYFGDPPTYSATVVE, from the coding sequence ATGCACCCGATCACCAACAACAAACCACCACTCGTCTGCGTCGTCACCGGAGCCAGCAGGGGCATAGGCCGGGGCATTGCACTCGCGCTCGGTGCAGCGGGCGCAACGGTCTATGTGACGGGCCGCAGCCAGCGCGAGGGCGATGCGCCGCTGCCCGGCACCGTGTTCCAGACGGCTGACGATGTGAGTGCGGCGGGCGGGCGCGGCATCGCCGTGGTCTGCGACCATGCGCGCGACGAGCAGGTGCAGGCGCTGTTCGAGCGCGTGCGCCGCGAGCAGGACGGGCGGCTCGACATCCTCGTGAACAGCGCCATCGCCCTGCCCGACACGCTGGTGGACAGCGGCCCGTTCTGGGACAAGCCGCTCGCCATGACCTCGCTGCTCGACGTGGGTCTGCGCTCCGCCTACGTCGCGAGTTGGTTCGCGGCCGAGCTGCTGATCCGCTCGCGCGGTTTGATCGCCAATATTTCGTCTGCCGGAGGGCGCTGCTACATGCACGGCCCGGCCTATGGCGCGGGGAAGGCGGGCATCGACAAGATGTCCTTCGACATGGCGCACGACTTCCGCCCCAGGGGCGTGAGCGTGGTGTCGCTCTGGCCCGGTCTGGTGCGCACCGAGCGCACGCTCGACGTCTGTGCAAAGGAGCCCGGCAAATACGGCAACGCGCTCGACCACGCCGAATCCCCTCAGTTCGCGGGCCGCGTCGTGCTCGCGCTGCATGCCGATCCCGACTGCCTCGCGCGGCGCTCGGGCGGCGTGTTCTACAACGCCGAACTCGCCGCCGAATACGGCCTGCGCGACACCGACGGCGCGGCCCCGCCCTCGCACCGCAGGTACTTTGGCGATCCGCCGACGTATTCGGCCACCGTGGTGGAGTGA
- a CDS encoding ABC transporter permease, which yields MSAFGLLAQLLNGLASASSLFLVSVGLSLIFGVTRCINFAHGSFYMLGAFIAYSSVDILAPHIGFWPALLLAPLACGVLGALTEILLLRRIYGVPELFQLLATFALVLVIKDAALWIWGPEELFGPRAEGLDGAVEILGRQFPSYDLLLIAVGPIVLLLLHLLLTKTRFGTLVRAATQDREMVGALGVNQAWLFTAVFALGTLLAGLGGALQLPREPASLEMDMLTIGAAFVVVVVGGMGSIPGAFVAALVIAEIKAVCIWLGLQEIGGVEISFSKLTLVVEFLVMAAVLVWRPWGLMGKPQSLARNAAAIEAPLRTAGHGATAAWIALLLMLLGLPLVVGQESYAVVLLTDMAIAALFAASLHFILGPGGMHSFGHAAYFGLGAYGAALLVRQLALPMEAALVLGPLVAAAGALLYGWFCVRLSGVYLTMLTLAFAQISWAIVFQWDDFTGGSNGLTGVWPSEWAAHGAAFYWLALAVCAVGVYALRRMLFSPLGFALRAGRDSALRADAIGIDVRRVQWTAFVIAGLFAGLAGALFVFSKGSVAPDAMSITKSVDALVMVLLGGVQTLAGPVVGAAAFTWLHDTVARNTEYWRGLLGVIMLALVLLFPQGIAGFAQLLFARKAARKEVRA from the coding sequence ATGAGCGCGTTCGGCCTGCTCGCGCAGCTGCTCAATGGCCTTGCCAGCGCGTCGTCGCTGTTTCTGGTGTCCGTGGGGCTGTCGCTGATCTTCGGGGTCACGCGCTGCATCAACTTTGCGCATGGCTCGTTCTACATGCTGGGCGCGTTCATCGCCTATTCGAGTGTGGACATTCTTGCGCCGCACATCGGCTTCTGGCCCGCGCTGCTGCTGGCGCCGCTGGCCTGTGGGGTGCTGGGGGCGCTCACCGAAATCCTGCTGCTGCGGCGTATTTATGGCGTTCCGGAGCTGTTCCAGTTGCTCGCCACGTTTGCGCTGGTGCTGGTGATCAAGGACGCGGCGCTGTGGATCTGGGGGCCGGAGGAGTTGTTCGGGCCGCGTGCCGAGGGGCTGGATGGCGCGGTGGAGATTCTCGGGCGGCAGTTTCCGAGCTATGACCTGTTGCTGATCGCGGTGGGGCCCATCGTGCTGCTGCTGTTGCATCTGCTGCTCACGAAGACGCGCTTTGGCACGCTGGTGCGCGCTGCCACGCAGGATCGCGAGATGGTGGGCGCGCTCGGGGTGAATCAGGCGTGGCTGTTCACGGCGGTGTTTGCGCTGGGTACCTTGCTTGCAGGGCTGGGCGGTGCGCTGCAGTTGCCGCGCGAGCCGGCGAGTCTGGAGATGGACATGCTGACGATTGGCGCGGCGTTTGTCGTGGTCGTGGTAGGCGGCATGGGCAGCATTCCGGGCGCGTTCGTCGCGGCGCTGGTGATTGCCGAGATCAAGGCGGTGTGCATCTGGCTGGGACTGCAGGAGATCGGTGGGGTGGAGATTTCGTTTTCCAAGCTCACGCTGGTGGTCGAGTTTCTGGTGATGGCTGCGGTGCTGGTCTGGCGGCCCTGGGGGCTGATGGGCAAGCCGCAATCGCTGGCGCGCAATGCGGCGGCCATCGAGGCGCCGCTGCGCACGGCGGGGCATGGTGCGACGGCGGCATGGATCGCGCTGCTGCTGATGCTGCTCGGCCTGCCGCTCGTGGTGGGGCAGGAGAGCTATGCGGTCGTGCTGCTCACCGACATGGCGATTGCCGCGCTGTTCGCGGCCAGCTTGCATTTCATTCTCGGGCCGGGCGGCATGCATTCGTTCGGTCATGCGGCATATTTCGGTCTCGGCGCATACGGGGCGGCGTTGCTGGTGCGCCAGCTTGCGTTGCCGATGGAGGCAGCGCTGGTGCTCGGCCCGCTCGTGGCGGCTGCCGGGGCGCTGCTCTATGGGTGGTTCTGCGTGCGGCTGTCGGGCGTGTATCTCACGATGCTCACGCTCGCGTTTGCACAGATCAGCTGGGCCATCGTGTTCCAGTGGGATGACTTCACGGGCGGCAGCAACGGGCTCACGGGCGTGTGGCCTTCTGAATGGGCGGCGCACGGCGCGGCGTTCTACTGGCTGGCGCTTGCGGTGTGCGCGGTAGGCGTCTATGCGCTGCGCCGCATGCTGTTTTCGCCGCTGGGTTTTGCGCTGCGCGCGGGTCGCGATTCGGCCTTGCGCGCAGACGCCATCGGCATCGACGTGCGGCGCGTGCAGTGGACGGCCTTCGTGATCGCCGGATTGTTCGCGGGGCTAGCGGGGGCGCTGTTCGTGTTTTCCAAAGGCAGCGTCGCGCCCGATGCCATGTCGATCACCAAATCGGTCGATGCGCTGGTGATGGTGCTGCTCGGCGGTGTGCAGACGCTGGCCGGGCCAGTGGTGGGCGCTGCGGCGTTTACCTGGCTGCACGACACGGTGGCGCGCAACACCGAGTATTGGCGCGGCCTGCTCGGCGTGATCATGTTGGCGCTGGTGCTGCTGTTTCCGCAGGGCATTGCGGGATTCGCGCAGTTGCTGTTCGCACGAAAGGCTGCTCGCAAGGAGGTGCGCGCGTGA
- a CDS encoding ABC transporter ATP-binding protein, with protein sequence MSGVALLQIEQLSKSFGGVRAVREVSFSVRAGELLALIGPNGAGKTTTFNMVGGQLAPDSGRVLLGGENIAGLAPRQIWRKGVGRTFQIAQTFASFTVIENVQMALLSADRRIWQFWPRASSHRRADALALLESVDMGEQAARACSELAYGDVKRVELAMALAHAPRLLLMDEPTAGMAPAERVALMQLTRRIAQEHQMGVLFTEHSMDVVFGQADRVAVLVRGKLLAEGTPQQIRDDERVQQAYLGTGLVLEKSA encoded by the coding sequence GTGAGCGGCGTCGCATTGCTGCAGATCGAGCAGCTCTCCAAATCCTTTGGCGGTGTGAGGGCGGTGCGCGAGGTGTCGTTCTCGGTGCGCGCGGGCGAGCTGCTTGCGCTGATCGGGCCAAACGGCGCGGGCAAAACGACCACTTTCAACATGGTGGGTGGCCAGCTCGCGCCCGACAGTGGCCGTGTGCTGCTCGGCGGCGAGAACATCGCAGGGCTGGCGCCGCGCCAGATCTGGCGCAAGGGCGTGGGGCGCACGTTCCAGATTGCGCAGACCTTTGCGTCGTTCACCGTGATTGAGAACGTACAGATGGCACTGTTGTCGGCCGACCGGCGCATCTGGCAATTCTGGCCGCGCGCCAGTTCGCATCGACGCGCCGATGCGCTGGCCTTGCTGGAGAGCGTGGACATGGGCGAACAGGCGGCGCGTGCCTGCAGCGAGCTGGCCTACGGCGACGTGAAGCGCGTGGAACTCGCCATGGCGCTGGCGCATGCACCCAGACTGCTGCTGATGGACGAGCCCACGGCGGGCATGGCGCCTGCCGAACGCGTGGCGCTCATGCAGCTCACGCGCCGCATCGCGCAGGAGCACCAGATGGGCGTGCTGTTCACCGAGCACAGCATGGACGTGGTGTTTGGCCAAGCCGACCGCGTGGCCGTGCTGGTGCGTGGCAAGCTGCTCGCCGAAGGCACGCCGCAGCAGATCCGCGATGACGAGCGCGTGCAGCAGGCCTATCTTGGAACCGGTCTGGTGCTGGAGAAAAGCGCATGA